The following are encoded together in the Erpetoichthys calabaricus chromosome 16, fErpCal1.3, whole genome shotgun sequence genome:
- the synj2bp gene encoding synaptojanin-2-binding protein, with translation MNGGVESDVHTLEIRLKRGPSGLGFNIVGGTDQQYVSDDTGIYVSKIRDNGAAALDGRLQEGDKILAINGQKLENLSHSDAVQLFHCAGEDVVLSVLQQPSNQTNGPLRPRGSLEPGVSFFGVIMCSAMLAFVAFLYMRHRHRRGIL, from the exons ATGAACGGCGGAGTGGAGAGCGATGTGCATACATTGGAGATCCGTCTGAAGCGGGGTCCATCAG GTTTGGGGTTCAATATTGTTGGAGGGACAGACCAGCAATATGTGTCTGATGATACTGGCATCTATGTTTCCAAGATTAGAGACAATGGAGCAGCAGCACTCGATGGGAGACTACAGGAAGGAGACAAAATTCTTGCG ATCAATGGGCAAAAGCTGGAGAATCTTTCTCATAGTGATGCCGTTCAGCTCTTCCACTGCGCTGGGGAAGATGTTGTGCTTTCTGTGTTGCAACAG CCATCCAATCAGACGAATGGTCCTTTAAGGCCGAGAGGATCCCTGGAGCCTGGTGTTTCATTCTTTGGAGTGATTATGTGTTCTGCTATGCTGGCTTTTGTGGCCTTCTTATACATGCGACATCGGCACCGGAGAGGAATTCTTTGA